From Nerophis lumbriciformis linkage group LG09, RoL_Nlum_v2.1, whole genome shotgun sequence, one genomic window encodes:
- the tmem248 gene encoding transmembrane protein 248: MVYLLNPLENLRSYITNRPPLVIFMISVSALAIAFLTVGYFFKIKEIKSPGLTEDWNTFLLRFNELDLCVSENETIKHGLNESTTPESLVLTSGQARSSTQVPLISEDPGSVNISVPITLTLDPQRPFGGYSRNITHLYAAVLGQQVGLFGREAHEEINITFTLPVSWNADDCILHGHCEQVVFSTCMTISAASNIFPVTVQPPHCMPETYTNATSWYKVFTTVRDSDTKYSQDYNPFWCYKGAIGKVYHALNPKLTVIVPDDDRSLINLHLMHTSYFLFVMVITMFCYAVIKGRPGKVRQSSPDFFPEKVALSEG; encoded by the exons GTGTACCTGCTGAATCCTCTGGAGAACCTGAGAAGCTACATCACCAACCGTCCGCCGCTGGTCATTTTCATGATCAGCGTCAGCGCTTTGGCCATCGCCTTCCTCACTGTCGGCTACTTCTTCAAGATCAAGGAGATCAAGTCGCCAGGGTTGACGGAG GACTGGAACACATTCTTGCTGCGCTTTAACGAACTGGACTTGTGTGTGTCGGAGAACGAGACCATTAAGCACGGCCTCAACGAGTCCACCACGCCCGAGAGCCTGGTGCTGACCAGCGGGCAGGCGCGCTCCAGCACGCAGGTGCCGCTGATCTCCGAGGACCCGGGCTCCGTCAACATCTCGGTGCCCATCACGCTTACGCTGGATCCCCAGCGTCCGTTCGGGGGCTACTCGCGCAACATCACCCATCTGTACGCCGCCGTGCTCGGGCAACAGGTCGGCCTGTTtg GCCGTGAAGCCCACGAAGAGATCAACATCACGTTCACGCTGCCCGTTTCCTGGAACGCTGACGACTGCATCCTGCACGGCCACTGCGAGCAGGTGGTGTTCAGCACGTGCATGACCATCTCTGCCGCCAGCAATATCTTCCCGGTCACAGT tcagCCGCCACACTGCATGCCAGAGACGTACACCAACGCCACCTCCTGGTATAAGGTCTTTACCACGGTGCGGGACTCGGACACCAAGTACAGCCAGGACTACAACCCCTTCTGGTGCTACAAGGGCGCCATCGGCAAGGTGTACCACGCCCTCAACCCCAAACTCACCGTCATCGTGCCCGAT GATGACCGCTCCCTCATCAACCTCCACCTGATGCACACGAGCTACTTCCTGTTCGTCATGGTCATCACTATGTTCTGCTATGCGGTCATCAAGGGCAGGCCTGGCAAAGTGCGGCAAAGCAGCCCTGACTTCTTCCCCGAAAAG GTGGCTCTGTCAGAAGGTTAA